A window of Lentibacillus sp. Marseille-P4043 contains these coding sequences:
- a CDS encoding FAD-dependent oxidoreductase: protein MAENIRMPQFPEPYWRDSVDLPTFPKLKESTNVDVGIVGGGIVGITAAYLLAKQNMKVALLDAGVLLNGTTGHTTAKITAQHGLIYDEFIQHFGIEKTALYYQACIEAKKLIEENIKEHDISCDYKTEDACIFTNSNTYLSQLKAEKKAYDQLDIPSELTDNIPLNIPIKSALIMKDQAQFHPLKYLKVLVEEAVKNGLEIYEQTTAVDVEYNKHPAIVTRDGHRVSCRFVIEASHYPFYDGQGFYPTRMYPERAYVIAIKTPKKFPGGMYLNAESPTRSIRNVNVNGEDLWLIVGENHKTGQGKSTMDHYQALADYAETHFGISEYVYRWSTQDLTTLDKVPYIGPVTEKQDSVFVATGFRKWGMTSGTIAAKTISDLIIKEKSLYEELFSPSRFQADPAIRKFTSTNADVAKHLIKGKLEYTNDNIKDLAPDEATVTRINGQRTGVYKDMDSKLYAVDTTCKHLGCEVNWNSGDRSWDCPCHGSRYSYTGEVIEGPAKESLNKIELE, encoded by the coding sequence ATGGCGGAGAACATTAGGATGCCACAATTTCCTGAGCCCTATTGGCGAGATTCTGTTGACCTCCCAACATTCCCAAAACTAAAAGAATCGACCAATGTTGATGTAGGTATTGTTGGTGGTGGAATTGTTGGGATTACAGCGGCATATTTACTAGCAAAACAAAACATGAAAGTGGCCTTACTTGATGCGGGGGTTCTTTTAAATGGAACAACAGGGCATACAACAGCTAAAATAACAGCACAGCATGGTCTTATCTATGATGAATTCATCCAGCATTTTGGGATAGAAAAAACTGCTTTATATTATCAAGCGTGCATCGAAGCAAAAAAACTAATAGAAGAAAATATAAAAGAGCATGATATCTCCTGTGATTATAAAACGGAAGATGCCTGTATTTTCACAAATTCCAACACATACTTATCCCAATTAAAAGCCGAAAAAAAAGCATATGACCAGCTTGATATACCAAGTGAATTAACGGATAACATCCCTTTAAACATTCCAATTAAATCAGCATTAATTATGAAAGATCAGGCACAGTTTCATCCACTAAAATATTTAAAAGTGCTTGTAGAGGAAGCTGTAAAAAATGGTTTGGAAATTTATGAACAAACAACAGCAGTTGACGTTGAATATAACAAACATCCAGCAATTGTAACACGTGATGGTCATCGTGTTTCATGTCGATTTGTAATAGAAGCGTCACATTATCCATTTTATGATGGCCAAGGGTTTTACCCGACTCGTATGTACCCTGAACGAGCCTATGTCATTGCAATTAAAACACCAAAAAAGTTCCCAGGCGGTATGTATCTTAATGCTGAATCACCAACACGATCCATACGAAATGTTAATGTTAATGGTGAGGATCTGTGGCTAATTGTAGGTGAAAATCATAAAACAGGTCAAGGCAAGTCAACAATGGATCATTACCAGGCGTTAGCAGATTATGCGGAAACTCATTTTGGTATATCCGAATATGTTTATCGTTGGTCAACACAAGATCTAACAACATTGGATAAAGTTCCATATATCGGTCCTGTCACAGAAAAACAGGATTCAGTCTTTGTCGCTACAGGGTTTCGTAAATGGGGAATGACAAGCGGTACCATTGCCGCAAAAACTATTAGCGACTTGATTATTAAAGAAAAAAGTCTATACGAGGAACTTTTTTCACCGTCACGCTTTCAAGCAGATCCTGCCATTCGAAAATTCACAAGCACAAATGCTGACGTCGCAAAACATTTGATTAAAGGGAAGCTTGAATATACCAATGATAATATAAAGGACCTAGCACCTGACGAAGCAACCGTCACCCGTATAAATGGTCAGCGTACAGGCGTATATAAAGATATGGATAGTAAACTTTATGCAGTTGATACTACATGCAAACATTTAGGCTGTGAAGTCAACTGGAATTCGGGTGACCGTTCATGGGATTGTCCTTGTCACGGATCAAGGTATTCCTATACTGGTGAAGTTATCGAAGGACCAGCAAAAGAATCATTAAATAAAATTGAACTAGAATAG
- a CDS encoding LysR family transcriptional regulator, whose amino-acid sequence MDMRTLEMFILAAECENFRMVAEKMFITQPAVTFQIRQLEKELGNKLFIKSGRNIALTELGRLFYIEAKEIIAQYNKSINTINRFQQGYYKTIRVAISALLADTILPSILRQYTERYPHVELSIQVLESEQISNVVFSGEVDIGLSCLPGLSTVNSVKFYEEPVSLVCSHDGYDAETGPIIDARGLLEGHIIFSDNHPAYWGSIKEQLKASVNTYKLMKVNQSHITKRFVLEGIGVSFLPKSIINREMMEGRLLEVPVPFMNLPTASMYIVYKYDHQLESDFVKFISNFQFS is encoded by the coding sequence ATGGATATGCGCACATTAGAAATGTTTATTTTAGCTGCTGAGTGTGAAAATTTTCGAATGGTTGCAGAAAAAATGTTTATCACTCAGCCGGCTGTAACGTTTCAAATAAGGCAACTAGAAAAGGAATTAGGAAACAAATTGTTTATTAAAAGTGGAAGAAATATCGCATTGACGGAGCTTGGTAGGTTGTTTTACATCGAAGCAAAAGAAATAATAGCTCAATATAATAAAAGCATCAACACGATCAATCGTTTTCAACAGGGTTATTATAAAACGATTCGTGTTGCAATCTCAGCATTGTTGGCAGATACGATTTTACCAAGTATTTTACGTCAATATACAGAGCGGTATCCCCATGTAGAACTGTCTATTCAAGTATTGGAATCAGAGCAGATTTCCAATGTAGTATTCAGTGGTGAAGTCGATATTGGATTATCGTGCCTGCCAGGACTCTCAACAGTTAATTCCGTAAAATTTTATGAAGAACCCGTTAGCCTTGTATGTAGTCACGATGGCTATGACGCAGAAACGGGCCCAATTATTGATGCTCGGGGACTCCTAGAGGGTCATATTATTTTTTCTGACAATCATCCTGCATATTGGGGCTCCATAAAGGAACAATTAAAAGCCTCTGTAAATACTTATAAACTAATGAAGGTTAATCAATCGCATATCACAAAACGTTTTGTACTAGAAGGAATTGGAGTTAGTTTTTTACCTAAATCCATCATTAATCGAGAAATGATGGAGGGAAGATTATTAGAAGTTCCGGTTCCATTTATGAATCTGCCGACCGCGAGTATGTATATTGTTTACAAATATGATCATCAGCTAGAAAGTGATTTTGTAAAATTTATATCTAATTTTCAATTTAGTTAA
- a CDS encoding citrate/2-methylcitrate synthase — protein sequence MYQPGLKGVTAVETTLSHIDGKNGMLLYRGLPIQQFVNDHTFEETAFYLLHGTFPTEENIAIFQSDLIANRDLPMYMKYIIDNLPAEQSMMDVLRTAISSITNGVSNIDNAVQLIAIFPTIIAYRYRKLRDLTEIKPDAKRNHVENFMYMLTGNVNKNHVHLLEAYLIMTMEHGLNASTFAARVTISTQSDLISAVTSAIGTMKGPLHGGAPSGVIDLLGEISSENHISETIHKKLKNKERIMGFGHRVYKTIDPRAEALKEKILTLDNVPNWVELALKTEKETIEILKSYKPGQKLYTNVEYYAAAIMKSINLDSELFTAIFSSSRIIGWCAHAIEQANNNTIFRPSANYIGK from the coding sequence ATGTATCAACCAGGATTAAAAGGAGTAACAGCTGTAGAAACTACACTAAGCCACATTGATGGTAAAAATGGCATGTTGCTCTATCGCGGACTACCAATACAACAATTTGTAAACGATCATACCTTTGAAGAAACCGCATTTTATTTATTACACGGAACTTTTCCGACTGAAGAAAACATAGCAATATTTCAATCTGATTTAATAGCAAATCGAGATCTACCAATGTACATGAAATATATCATCGATAATTTACCAGCCGAGCAATCCATGATGGACGTATTGAGAACAGCAATTTCGTCGATAACAAATGGTGTTTCTAATATTGATAACGCTGTTCAATTAATTGCGATTTTCCCAACAATTATTGCATACCGTTACAGGAAATTAAGAGATTTGACCGAGATTAAACCAGACGCCAAACGTAATCATGTAGAGAATTTCATGTATATGCTTACCGGGAATGTAAATAAAAATCACGTACACCTACTTGAAGCATATCTGATCATGACGATGGAACATGGCTTGAATGCATCCACATTTGCTGCAAGAGTCACAATATCAACCCAAAGTGATCTTATATCAGCAGTCACATCAGCAATTGGTACGATGAAAGGACCATTACATGGAGGCGCGCCTTCGGGAGTAATTGATCTTTTAGGTGAAATAAGTTCGGAAAATCACATAAGTGAAACAATTCACAAAAAACTCAAGAATAAAGAAAGAATTATGGGATTCGGGCATCGTGTATATAAAACAATTGACCCACGAGCAGAAGCGCTTAAAGAAAAGATATTAACATTAGATAACGTACCAAATTGGGTTGAATTAGCATTAAAAACTGAAAAAGAAACGATCGAAATATTAAAATCATATAAGCCAGGGCAAAAATTATACACAAATGTTGAATATTATGCAGCAGCAATTATGAAATCAATAAATTTAGATTCAGAGTTATTCACAGCAATTTTTAGTTCCAGTAGAATTATTGGCTGGTGCGCACATGCAATTGAGCAAGCAAACAATAATACAATATTTCGGCCAAGTGCTAACTATATTGGTAAATAA
- a CDS encoding potassium channel family protein, with protein MHFFVKLGLNLIKMRNLTLFLSTVIFVALCTFIVYWLEPDNFESLLNSFYFVMTTFATVGYGDYSPITLSGKLFAVLMYLIGIGLLGVVIGKIIDAFTIFRRKKEEGKVDYTKENHIIIIGWGKKTESAVREILNSNFSVEVVIIDTLPKSPIDIASDRVHYVQGDLSEEETFEKANIAKAKSVIIFSDDNIQDPSLRDARTLTIAIIVERLAPMVHTTVEILIEKHVSNFSHVKVDEFILSQETISSLAVRSAMYKGVTKVYSQLISRQHGEDLFKLTKQEKWVTYQDAFHDLLDQGATLIADHEQLDINRRLNEKIPDDAELYVICNKETYQKIV; from the coding sequence GTGCACTTTTTTGTAAAGTTGGGATTAAATTTAATTAAGATGAGAAACCTGACATTATTTCTATCTACCGTTATTTTTGTTGCTTTGTGCACCTTTATTGTTTATTGGTTAGAACCAGATAACTTTGAAAGTCTACTAAATTCCTTCTACTTTGTCATGACAACCTTTGCCACTGTAGGTTATGGTGATTATTCTCCAATAACTTTATCTGGAAAACTATTTGCTGTACTTATGTATTTAATAGGGATCGGTTTATTGGGGGTAGTTATTGGAAAAATTATTGATGCATTTACTATTTTTAGACGGAAAAAGGAGGAAGGTAAAGTGGACTATACAAAAGAGAATCACATTATTATTATTGGGTGGGGAAAGAAAACGGAATCTGCTGTACGCGAAATTTTAAATTCGAATTTTTCTGTGGAAGTTGTGATCATTGATACGTTGCCAAAATCACCGATTGATATAGCGTCTGATAGAGTTCATTATGTTCAAGGGGATTTGTCGGAGGAAGAGACTTTTGAAAAAGCAAATATTGCCAAGGCAAAGTCAGTGATAATATTTTCGGATGACAACATTCAAGACCCATCCTTACGCGATGCTAGGACGTTAACCATTGCAATAATAGTGGAGCGATTAGCACCAATGGTACATACAACAGTTGAAATATTGATAGAAAAACACGTCTCAAATTTTTCGCATGTGAAAGTCGATGAGTTTATATTGTCCCAAGAAACAATCTCTAGCTTAGCAGTCCGTTCTGCAATGTATAAAGGTGTTACTAAAGTATATTCGCAATTAATTAGTAGGCAACATGGTGAAGATCTTTTCAAGCTTACAAAACAGGAAAAATGGGTAACCTATCAAGATGCGTTTCATGACTTGCTAGATCAGGGCGCAACATTAATCGCAGATCATGAGCAATTAGATATTAACAGACGATTAAATGAAAAGATACCTGATGATGCGGAATTATATGTGATCTGTAATAAAGAAACATATCAAAAGATCGTTTGA
- a CDS encoding deoxyribonuclease IV: protein MKFGSHVSIKDGYLGAAKLAASINASAFQYFPKNPRSLSVKDFNREDAMLCKKFCVENGLESVAHMPYPTSLTPKSDQKRNDVIQSLRNDLEIADACGSIGVVVHFGKQISRDDPLASYRLMIDMLNDVLGEWKGNCKILLENDAGKPGSIGTTLEELVQIRNLCDYSEKIGFCLDTCHSFASGLWNGENWENVMEKGTKLGYFKQLKVIHFNNSKYDTGLGKDRHANIFGHQGYITEVQFDQLIKTPQLAEIPFVLETPKEKITHKEEIQQLQERWGGDRDES from the coding sequence ATGAAATTTGGCAGTCATGTTTCGATAAAAGATGGTTATTTAGGGGCAGCAAAACTAGCTGCATCGATCAACGCTTCAGCTTTTCAATATTTCCCGAAAAACCCAAGGAGTTTGTCTGTAAAAGATTTTAACAGGGAAGACGCAATGCTATGTAAAAAATTTTGTGTAGAGAATGGTCTTGAGTCTGTTGCACATATGCCTTATCCCACAAGTTTAACGCCAAAAAGTGATCAGAAAAGAAATGATGTTATTCAGTCGTTACGAAATGATTTAGAAATTGCTGATGCATGTGGGTCAATCGGTGTAGTTGTACACTTTGGCAAGCAGATCAGCCGGGATGATCCGTTAGCAAGTTATCGATTAATGATAGACATGTTAAATGACGTTCTGGGTGAATGGAAAGGTAATTGTAAAATACTGTTGGAAAACGATGCAGGTAAACCTGGGTCGATTGGAACGACATTAGAAGAACTTGTCCAGATTCGCAATCTATGTGACTACTCTGAAAAAATCGGATTTTGTCTTGACACGTGTCACTCTTTTGCAAGTGGATTATGGAATGGTGAAAATTGGGAGAATGTGATGGAGAAAGGAACGAAACTTGGGTATTTTAAACAGTTGAAAGTGATTCATTTTAATAACTCAAAATACGATACCGGCTTAGGAAAAGACCGTCATGCCAATATTTTTGGCCATCAAGGATACATAACCGAGGTACAATTTGACCAGCTTATTAAGACACCACAATTAGCGGAAATTCCGTTCGTTTTGGAAACGCCTAAAGAGAAGATTACTCATAAAGAAGAGATACAACAATTACAGGAAAGGTGGGGAGGGGATAGAGATGAAAGTTAG